Proteins encoded together in one Ciona intestinalis chromosome 1, KH, whole genome shotgun sequence window:
- the LOC100184443 gene encoding carnitine O-palmitoyltransferase 2, mitochondrial, giving the protein MLHVPKLKTTKEIMKTSSRLKQLVAPAISCRYSSSASEYLHKSNLPTYHFQNCLPRLPIPKLEDTMSRYMRSLKALKGHPDIDEAAIMETQRAVNAFMKFEGPAIHEVLIAENAKNSGTSYITKPWFDMYLESRLPLPLNYNPYLTYKRDPVEQMNEQVTRSTNLIISAMKFKKTLEAEILSPEVFYMNDKAKSPFIQTSVKYLPNQLMLRYLPMVMSQAYPLDMSQFKNLFSSTRIPQTGKDVLETYKDSRHIIVIRNGHFYKVTALNTDGSIVDPLKLKSCLNRIKADRRSPPEHSVAYLTTTERDIWADTRSHLLQSGNEQSLLDVDSAIFCLVLDDSTDVETPEKSAETFLYGDGASRWFDKSFSLIVAGNGDTALNFEHAWGDGVAVMRFFNDVFSDSTSHPSISHDTPTHDGDLSELIQQVEFNVDEKTKERITQAKAGYDKATGSLRVAAGQFDKMNKEYLKRKKVSPDGIMQLAIQVGHHKFCGHPAPTYESCSTSAFKHGRTETIRSCTLEAQEAARAIVEGSSGVVNKLKDDADYRSKVDDLIRKSCNRHNELTKEAAMGKGFDRHMFGLRHTAEKVIGREIPAIFRDFSYTTMNQIVLSTSTLSSPAVTIGGFAPVIPNGFGVGYGVKDEMLGCNITSYDVRDVGSLVEAIMTSLDDIHTVLEG; this is encoded by the exons ATGTTGCATGTTCCAAAGTTAAAGACCACCaaagaaataatgaaaacaagtTCAAGGTTAAAACAG TTGGTGGCACCAGCAATCAGTTGCAGATATTCATCAAGTGCATCAGAATATTTGCACAAGAGCAATCTACCAACATACCACTTTCAAAACTGCTTACCAAG GTTACCAATACCCAAGCTTGAAGACACCATGTCAAGATACATGCGGTCACTTAAAGCATTGAAAGGCCATCCTGATATTGATGAAGCTGCTATCATGGAAACACAAAGAGCTGTCAATGCATTTATGAAGTTTGAGGGACcag CCATCCATGAAGTCCTTATTGCTGAAAACGCAAAGAACTCTGGCACAAGTTACATCACAAAACCATGGTTTGACATGTACTTGGAAAGCAGGTTGCCTCTGCCATTAAACTACAACCCCTACCTTACATATAAGAGAGATCCCGTTGAACAGATGAATGAACAG GTTACCAGATCCACCAACCTTATAATATCTGCCATGAAGTTCAAAAAAACATTGGAAGCAGAAATTCTTTCACCTGAAGTTTTCTACATGAACGACAAAGCTAAGTCGCCATTCATACAAACAAGTGTCAA gTACCTTCCTAATCAGTTGATGTTACGTTACTTACCCATGGTAATGTCACAAGCTTACCCACTTGATATGAGTCAGTTTAAGAATCTATTCAGTTCGACAAGGATTCCACAAACTGGCAAAGATGTTTTGGAAACATATAAAGACTCAAG ACACATCATTGTCATCCGAAACGGTCATTTCTACAAAGTGACCGCACTAAACACAGATGGAAGCATAGTTGATCCTTTGAAACTGAAATCCTGTTTAAACCGGATAAAAGCAGATAGAAGGTCACCACCTGAACATTCAGTTGCTTACCTGACAACCACTGAACGTGATATATGGGCAGATACAAG ATCCCATCTTCTTCAATCAGGAAACGAACAATCATTGTTGGATGTCGACTCAGCAATTTTCTGCCTTGTTCTTGATGACTCAACAGATGTTGAAACTCCCGAGAAATCTGCCGAGACTTTTCTGTATGGTGATGGTGCCTCCCGGTGGTTCGATAAAAGCTTCTCGCTCATCGTGGCCGGCAACGGCGACACAGCACTGAACTTCGAACATGCATGGGGGGACG GTGTTGCTGTGATGCGATTCTTCAACGATGTATTCTCGGACTCCACCAGCCACCCCTCCATTTCACATGACACACCCACCCATGATGGTGACTTAAGTGAACTGATTCAACAAGTGGAGTTTAATGTAGATGAGAAAACCAAAGAACGCATCAC GCAAGCTAAGGCCGGTTATGATAAAGCCACCGGTAGCTTAAGAGTTGCTGCGGGTCAGTTTGataaaatgaacaaagaatatttaaagaggAAGAAAGTTTCTCCAGATGGGATTATGCAACTTGCCATTCAA GTTGGTCACCACAAGTTCTGCGGCCATCCAGCCCCTACGTACGAATCATGCAGCACTTCTGCTTTCAAACATGGGAGAACTGAAACCATCAGGTCGTGTACACTGGAAGCACAAGAAGCAGCACGTGCTATTGTGGAAG GTTCATCTGGGGTGGTGAACAAATTAAAAGATGACGCAGACTACAGGTCAAAGGTGGATGACCTCATAAGGAAAAGTTGTAATCGTCATAATGAACTCACAAAGGAAGCAGCAATGG GAAAGGGTTTTGATCGCCACATGTTCGGGTTACGTCACACAGCCGAGAAAGTTATCGGTCGTGAGATTCCGGCAATTTTCCGCGATTTTTCTTACACTACAATGAACCAGATTGTTTTGTCCACTTCTACGTTGTCTAGCCCAGCAGTTACTATAGGGGGCTTTGCACCAGTTATACCTAATGGTTTTGGGGTGGGGTATGGGGTGAAAGATGAAATGCTGGGGTGCAACATTACAAGTTACGATGTAAGAGACGTTGGCAGTCTCGTAGAagcaattatgacatcattagaCGACATTCACACTGTACTGGAAG gtTAA
- the LOC113474068 gene encoding transmembrane protein 60-like isoform X2 yields the protein MAFIIFAWFCSFAFLIMISMKLDERMQVSWFVVLVPLFVLSLVQLLYTTFKIILHIRRNRGMEIPLPRKWWSFAQYVLVAIFEILICLYLDNRVPGMKLSMALIPMWVFLIGNLIDMFRFQLMVVKFGRRRGSM from the exons ATGGCATTCATAATTTTTGCCTGGTTTTGCTCATTCGCTTTCCTTATCATGATATCGATGAAACTTGACGAAAGAATGCAG GTTTCTTGGTTTGTTGTCCTGGTCCCTCTTTTCGTTCTCAGCCTTGTTCAACTTCTATACACGACGTTCAAAATCATTCTACACATCAGGAGAAATAGA GGTATGGAAATTCCACTTCCAAGAAAATGGTGGAGTTTTGCACAATATGTTCTGGTTGCTATATTTGAG ATTCTAATTTGTTTGTACTTGGACAATCGAGTTCCTGGAATGAAACTGTCCATGGCTCTCATACCAATGTGGGTGTTTCTTATCGGGAATTTGATTGACATGTTTCGGTTTCAACTTATGGTGGTGAAGTTTGGTAGAAGGCGGGGAAGTATGTGA